One genomic segment of bacterium includes these proteins:
- a CDS encoding trehalase family glycosidase: MNIFKNCGWIWYDHYGYEDVNVFMLARKSFSLRDIPKTAEINITADSRYKLYVNGEYVCYGPARGFPESYPFDRIDIKRYLKKGENVIAVVVWQWGHGTFQSIYAGGNGLIVDGKIGKVDIGTKINNGWLVKKCPAHKQDMPRRSVQIGYQEYYDARKISEDWMLPETNIKFDRTDWQEPTWRKSGCAPWFKFEERGIPLLKEEKKFFKKILHMYYGNNWKNWEKERNLTIIYLNELNGKEDRSRVKDPENMLFDNEKFIEILPFPENKKISFIIDYGEEVAGFIGFEIIGNGGEVLDITTTEVCKDGWPFVGDPLSGSKIAMSDRYIARNGKQQFETFSIHGFRYLCLTIRNIKENFKIKKIYVRSISYPFQEKVVFNSSDETINKIWDMCVRTQICCSFDSYVDCPWREQAQWWGDARVQGANTYYLFGDMRLFRRGIKQAGQSQIENGLTYGTFPSIAVGCILPDYTLTWVHTHLDYYKYTGDISLLKEQFDKIEKAISFFDKKVEENYLLPPMPEWWVFLDWAPLYKEGFSCLFNLMYLYTLKTMVEICKILKREDRKNLYEEKSNVLEKRIDKIFWDKKKNVYFDGYDIKKKKIIKKISQHTHTYAILLNLKKEYHKKWIEEILLPPMKEYPLKHPTIIEGSPFFYYYIIEVMKKVGGYEKEIIDFIKRRWGKMIEEGATTCWEVWKPEMGLSSLCHAWSAHPAIHFIELIAGVKPIAKKREKVKIKKPQFVENLYFKIKTKTEEIEIVKNGKNVKTKRK, translated from the coding sequence ATGAATATATTTAAAAATTGTGGATGGATATGGTATGACCACTATGGATATGAAGATGTAAATGTTTTTATGCTTGCAAGAAAAAGTTTTTCCCTAAGAGATATTCCAAAAACAGCAGAGATAAATATAACGGCTGATTCAAGATATAAACTTTATGTAAACGGAGAATATGTGTGTTATGGACCTGCAAGGGGATTTCCTGAAAGTTATCCATTTGATAGGATTGATATAAAAAGATATTTAAAAAAAGGAGAAAATGTAATTGCTGTTGTAGTATGGCAATGGGGTCATGGAACTTTTCAATCAATTTATGCAGGTGGAAATGGTCTTATTGTAGATGGAAAAATAGGGAAAGTTGATATAGGGACGAAAATAAACAATGGTTGGCTTGTAAAAAAATGTCCTGCCCATAAACAGGATATGCCAAGAAGGTCTGTTCAAATTGGATATCAAGAATATTATGATGCAAGAAAAATAAGCGAGGATTGGATGTTGCCTGAAACAAACATAAAATTTGATAGAACTGACTGGCAAGAACCAACATGGAGAAAATCTGGCTGTGCTCCTTGGTTTAAATTTGAAGAAAGGGGAATACCACTTTTAAAAGAAGAGAAAAAATTTTTTAAAAAGATTTTACATATGTACTATGGAAATAACTGGAAAAATTGGGAAAAGGAGAGGAATTTAACTATTATTTATTTAAATGAATTAAATGGGAAAGAAGATAGAAGCAGAGTAAAAGACCCTGAAAATATGCTTTTTGATAATGAAAAATTTATAGAAATTTTGCCATTTCCAGAAAATAAAAAAATTAGTTTCATAATTGATTATGGAGAAGAAGTTGCTGGTTTTATAGGTTTTGAAATTATAGGAAATGGTGGAGAAGTTTTAGATATTACAACAACAGAAGTTTGTAAAGATGGTTGGCCCTTTGTGGGGGACCCATTATCTGGAAGTAAAATAGCAATGAGTGATAGATATATAGCAAGAAATGGGAAACAACAATTTGAAACATTTTCAATTCATGGATTTAGATATTTATGTTTGACAATCAGAAATATAAAAGAAAATTTCAAAATAAAAAAAATTTATGTGAGAAGTATCTCTTATCCTTTCCAAGAGAAAGTTGTTTTTAACTCGTCAGATGAAACAATCAATAAAATATGGGATATGTGTGTTAGAACTCAAATATGTTGTAGTTTTGATTCTTATGTTGATTGTCCATGGAGAGAACAGGCACAATGGTGGGGAGATGCAAGGGTTCAAGGAGCAAATACATACTATTTATTTGGTGATATGCGACTTTTCAGAAGAGGTATAAAACAGGCAGGACAATCACAAATTGAAAATGGACTTACTTATGGGACTTTTCCATCAATAGCAGTAGGGTGTATTTTACCTGATTATACTCTTACATGGGTCCATACACATCTTGATTATTATAAATATACAGGAGATATTTCTCTTTTGAAAGAACAATTTGATAAAATAGAAAAAGCAATAAGTTTTTTTGACAAAAAGGTTGAAGAGAATTATTTACTTCCACCAATGCCTGAATGGTGGGTTTTTCTTGATTGGGCGCCTTTATATAAAGAAGGTTTTTCTTGTCTTTTTAATTTAATGTATCTTTATACCTTAAAAACAATGGTGGAGATATGTAAGATTCTTAAAAGAGAAGATAGAAAAAATTTATATGAGGAAAAAAGCAATGTATTGGAAAAAAGAATTGATAAAATTTTCTGGGATAAGAAGAAAAATGTTTATTTTGATGGATATGATATAAAAAAGAAAAAAATTATAAAAAAAATATCACAACATACACATACTTACGCAATCTTACTTAATTTAAAAAAAGAATATCACAAAAAATGGATTGAAGAAATACTCCTTCCCCCAATGAAAGAATACCCTTTAAAACATCCTACTATAATTGAGGGTTCACCATTTTTCTATTACTACATAATAGAAGTGATGAAAAAAGTTGGGGGATATGAGAAAGAAATAATTGATTTTATAAAAAGAAGATGGGGAAAAATGATAGAAGAAGGAGCAACAACTTGCTGGGAAGTATGGAAACCAGAGATGGGTTTAAGTTCTTTATGTCATGCATGGAGTGCTCATCCCGCAATTCATTTTATAGAACTAATTGCAGGTGTAAAA